One region of Diabrotica undecimpunctata isolate CICGRU chromosome 6, icDiaUnde3, whole genome shotgun sequence genomic DNA includes:
- the LOC140443728 gene encoding uncharacterized protein isoform X1 encodes MFNKTEVKREVGETTCKLKIDNEVDEVLQDTFKVEIKEEPTMDSTNDTVDYLDVKKCPIKAEIEQDDGFSRKDMKADASSLLTNHDRSDSNFNQYVTSTTNVNTGGQRFICIICKKTFSNNSRLELHIRIHTGEKPFACEICTKKFSTKRYLTQHMPVHADEKSFQCEICTKQFSTKSYLAIHMKLHTDEKSFNCVICTKQFPIYLYLKSHMRVHAGEKPFECEICTKQLSTKQALKLHMKLHTGEKPFECGICTKQFSMKLHLESHMRVHTGEKPFKCGICTKKFSMKHVLKSHMRVHTGEKPFECEICTKQFSRKSYLAIHMKLHTDEESFKCEICTKQFSTKGNLKVHMTGHTHEKPFECGICTKKFSMKHLLKSHMRVHTGEKPFECEICTKQFSTKGNLKVHMTGHTHEKPFECEICTKQLSTKQALKLHMKLHTGEKPFECGICTKQFSMKLHLESHMRVHTGEKPFKCGICTKKFSMKHVLKSHMRVHTGEKPFECEICTKQYSRKSYLAIHMKLHTDEESFKCEICTKQFSTKGSLKVHMTGHTGEKPFECGICTKKFSMKHILKSHMRVHTGEKPFECEICTKQFSTKGNLKVHMTGHTHEKPFECAICTKKFSMKHILKSHMRVHTGEKPFECEICTKQFSTKQVLKWHMSVHTCEKAFECEICSKQFSTKQVLKWHMRVHTVEKPFTCKICSRKFPHNSGLKSHMQTHTGE; translated from the coding sequence GTTTCTCTCGTAAAGATATGAAAGCTGATGCCAGTAGCCTATTAACAAATCATGATAGAAGTGACAGTAATTTCAACCAATATGTAACTTCCACTACCAATGTGAACACTGGAGGACAACGTTTTATATGTATCATTTGCAAGAAAACGTTCTCAAACAATTCTCGTTTAGAACTACATATAAGGatacacactggggaaaaaccttttgcatgtgaaatttgcaccaaaaaattttcaacaaagaGATATTTAACACAACATATGCCAGTGCATGCTGATGAAAAATCATTTCAATGTGAAATatgcaccaaacaattttcaacaaagaGTTATTTAGCAATACATATGAAATTGCATACTGATGAAAAATCGTTTAATTGTGtaatttgcaccaaacagtttccaatatatttatatttaaaatcgcATATGAGAGTCCAtgctggtgaaaaaccatttgaatgtgaaatttgcaccaaacagctGTCAACGAAACAAGCCCTAAAATTGCATATGAAattgcatactggtgaaaaaccatttgaatgtggaatttgcaccaaacagttttcaaTGAAACTACATTTGGAatcgcatatgagagtgcatactggtgaaaaaccatttaaatgtggaATTTGCACCAAAAAGTTTTCAATGAAACACGTTTTAAAATCTCATATGAGGgtacatactggtgaaaaaccatttgaatgtgaaatttgcaccaaacaattttcaagAAAGAGTTATTTAGCAATACACATGAAATTGCATACTGATGAAGAATcctttaaatgtgaaatttgcaccaaacaattttcaacgaAGGGTAATTTAAAAGTACATATGACAGGGCATACTcatgaaaaaccatttgaatgtggaaTTTGCACCAAAAAGTTTTCAATGAAACACCTTTTAAAATCACATATGAGGgtacatactggtgaaaaaccatttgaatgtgaaatttgcaccaaacaattttcaacgaAGGGTAATTTAAAAGTACATATGACGGGGCATACTcatgaaaaaccatttgaatgtgaaatttgcaccaaacagctGTCAACGAAACAAGCCCTAAAATTGCATATGAAattgcatactggtgaaaaaccatttgaatgtggaatttgcaccaaacagttttcaaTGAAACTACATTTGGAatcgcatatgagagtgcatactggtgaaaaaccatttaaatgtggaATTTGCACCAAAAAGTTTTCAATGAAACACGTTTTAAAATCTCATATGAGGgtacatactggtgaaaaaccatttgaatgtgaaatttgcaccaaacaataTTCAAGAAAGAGTTATTTAGCAATACATATGAAATTGCATACTGATGAAGAATcctttaaatgtgaaatttgcaccaaacaattttcaacgaAGGGTAGTTTAAAAGTACATATGACAggacatactggtgaaaaaccatttgaatgtggaaTTTGCACCAAAAAGTTTTCAATGAAACACATTTTAAAATCACATATGAGGgtacatactggtgaaaaaccatttgaatgtgaaatttgcaccaaacaattttcaacgaAGGGTAATTTAAAAGTACATATGACGGGGCATACTcatgaaaaaccatttgaatgtgcaATTTGCACCAAAAAATTTTCAATGAAACACATTTTAAAATCACATATGAGGgtacatactggtgaaaaaccatttgaatgtgaaatttgcaccaaacagttttcaacGAAACAAGTTTTAAAATGGCATATGAGTGTGCATACTTGTGAAAAagcatttgaatgtgaaatttgcagcAAACAGTTTTCAACGAAACAAGTTTTAAAAtggcatatgagagtgcatactgtgGAAAAACCTTTCACATGTAAAATATGCTCCAGAAAATTTCCACATAATTCTGGTTTGAAATCACATATGCAAACTCACACTGGTGAGTAG